A section of the Festucalex cinctus isolate MCC-2025b chromosome 9, RoL_Fcin_1.0, whole genome shotgun sequence genome encodes:
- the pofut4 gene encoding GDP-fucose protein O-fucosyltransferase 4, producing the protein MAGRCRLVSCVCLGLFGVLCWVWVSFASFPDQQHVMVPYDAADQGPFKPQSALADMEFAPASSYRGPGNQDQRSNKELPIILWWSGGLFPHFPGDTERIDCATSSCLATSNRKVQLYKRTSSIIFYGTDFRAYEAPLPRLRHQTWALFHEESPMNNYLLSHGPGIRMFNYTATFRRESDYPLTLQWLPSLSYLLEPTAVSLKEKNQLRLKGLAPVLYMQSHCDVPSDRDRYVRELMKYIEVDSYGKCLNNKALPAHLEDTSTATGEEAPFMTFVGRYKFHLALENGRCADYMTEKLWRPLHQGCVPVYRGSPAVADWMPNNHSVVVIDDFPSPKALAEFLKFLDENDDEYAKYLAFKDVRSVTNARLLEALETREWGVNDMSKPNYLNGFECYVCDQENARLAAERANRKAPEANPPPKPKMATNAHMGCPLPSPGYGEVQDLPAGDGWLQMWPQDYWQSLDQAEGLESLIRSNESDAALLWKHIQRIAVSRARGKR; encoded by the exons ATGGCAGGGAGATGCAGGCTGGTGtcctgtgtgtgtttgggtCTGTTTGGCGTCCTGTGCTGGGTGTGGGTCTCCTTCGCGTCCTTCCCCGATCAACAGCATGTCATGGTGCCCTATGATGCAGCGGACCAAGGACCTTTCAAGCCCCAGAGTGCTCTTGCAGACATGGAGTTTGCCCCAGCGAGTTCGTACCGTGGTCCTGGCAACCAAGACCAGCGCAGCAACAAGGAGCTGCCCATTATCCTGTGGTGGAGCGGAGGCTTATTTCCACATTTCCCTGGAGATACTGAACGAATTGACTGCGCCACATCGTCCTGCCTGGCCACGAGTAACCGCAAG GTCCAGCTGTACAAACGGACGTCGTCCATCATCTTCTACGGGACGGACTTCCGGGCCTACGAAGCGCCGCTCCCTCGTCTCCGCCACCAGACGTGGGCTCTATTCCACGAAGAGTCCCCCATGAATAACTACCTTCTCTCCCACGGGCCGGGCATCAGGATGTTCAATTACACCGCCACGTTCCGCCGGGAGTCCGACTACCCTTTGACCCTGCAGTGGCTGCCGTCGCTGAGCTACCTACTGGAGCCCACGGCGGTGTCCCTGAAGGAGAAGAACCAGCTGAGGTTGAAAGGCCTGGCCCCCGTACTCTACATGCAGTCGCACTGCGACGTGCCCTCCGATCGAGACCGATACGTCCGAGAGCTCATGAAGTATATCGAG GTGGATTCTTACGGAAAATGTCTGAACAACAAAGCTCTGCCCGCACACCTAGAAGACACGTCGACCGCCACAGGTGAGGAGGCCCCCTTCATGACGTTTGTGGGCCGCTACAAGTTCCACCTGGCGCTGGAGAACGGCCGCTGCGCAGACTACATGACCGAGAAGCTATGGCGGCCCCTCCACCAGGGCTGCGTTCCCGTCTACCGAGGCTCCCCTGCGGTGGCAGACTGGATGCCCAACAACCACTCGGTCGTCGTCATCGATGACTTCCCCTCACCGAAAGCTCTCGCCGAGTTCCTCAAGTTCCTGGATGAGAACGACGACGAATATGCCAAATATTTGGCGTTCAAGGACGTCCGCAGCGTCACAAACGCTCGTTTGCTGGAGGCTCTGGAGACCCGCGAGTGGGGGGTTAACGACATGAGCAAACCCAACTACTTGAATGGATTTGAGTGCTACGTGTGTGACCAGGAGAACGCGAGGTTGGCTGCCGAGCGAGCCAATAGGAAAGCTCCGGAGGCAAACCCGCCTCCGAAACCAAAGATGGCAACCAACGCTCACATGGGATGCCCTTTGCCCAGCCCGGGCTATGGAGAAGTCCAAGACCTGCCTGCAGGTGATGG ATGGTTGCAAATGTGGCCTCAGGACTACTGGCAGAGTCTGGACCAAGCGGAGGGCCTGGAGTCCCTGATAAGAAGCAACGAGTCGGATGCCGCACTGTTGTGGAAGCACATCCAAAGAATCGCCGTCAGCCGAGCGAGAGGCAAACGCTGA